Genomic segment of Octadecabacter arcticus 238:
CTGACGGGTGATCCGGATCGATGGTCGGCAGAAACTGAAATTCTGTTGTTTACGGCAGCGCGCCGCGACCATCTTGAAAAGACGATCCGCCCAGCTTTGGCAGCCGGAAAAACTGTGATTTGTGATCGGTTCGCCGACAGCACTCGCGTCTATCAGGGTGCCACGCGCGGCGCGTTGCGTGGTGCTGTGGACACGTTGCATGACGTCATGATTGGCCGCGAACCGGACCTGACGTTCATTATCGATATGGATCCGGCAGTGGCTTTGTCACGCGGATTGGCGCGCGGATCGGGCGAAGACCGGTTTGAAGACATGGGGCTGGCCTTTCAAGAAACCTTGCGCCACGGGTTCCTCGCCCTCGCAAAGGCCAATCCAGATCGCTGTGTGCTGATCGACGGCAACCGCGACCCCGTGGCTGTGGCCGCTGAAATCACAGTGCACGTGGCCGACCGAATGCCTGCCACCTGATGGCCATCGCGCCGCAAGACCTCCCTCGCCCCGACCAAATCGAAGGCGCGCCGCATCCGTCGGAGGCCGCGATCCTGTTTGGCCAATCCCGCGCTGAGGCCGATTTTCTTGACGCATTCACGTCTGGCCGGTTGCATTCCGGCTGGCTGATCAGCGGACCGCAAGGCGTCGGCAAAGCCACGCTCGCATGGCGCATGGCCGCGTTTTTGTTGTCCCAGCCCTTGGCGGCTGATGATGACATGTTCGGCGCACCGCCCGCGCCCATAAGCCTAGATGTCGACGATGATAATGGTGATCTGCGATTGCTGCGCGCCGGTGCACATCCACGTCTGTTTGTTGTTCGTCGCACGATGAATGTCACCGAAAGCGGCCTGCAAGACCAGATCACCATGGCGGCGCTGCGCGGTCATAAGGGTGGCCCCAACAAGCTGATGGAATTTTTGCATCAAAGTGCGGCGGATGGTGGTCGCCGTGTCGTCATCATTGATTGCGCAGACGAGATGAACCCCTCGGTCGCCAACTCCATCTTGAAGGTTCTTGAAGAGCCGCCAAAGAACACGTTCTTTCTGCTGGTGTCGCACCAACCGTCCCGTCTGCTGCCGACGATCCGGTCACGCTGCCGGATATTGCGCTGCGGGTTGTTGGGAGCAGATGATGTGACGGCAGCCCTTGCGCAGGCCGATATTGTGGTGGATCGCGGTGATGCGCTGACAGCACTTTCGGGCGGTTCTGTGGGCGAGGCGATTAGGCTGACCAACCTAGACGGGCTTTCGTTGTATTCAGATTTGATATTTCTGTTTAATGGCTTGCCTAACTTTGACCGACCCCGCGCCCTGAAACTCGCGGACAGCTGTATTGGCAAGGCGGGTGCCACACGTTTCGCGCTGACCCTCGATTTGATCGATAAATTTCTTGCCCGCGCCGCCCGCGCCGGATTGCAGGGGCCGCCAACAACGCAGGCCGCAACGGGTGAGGCATTGTTGTTGGCTAAACTCGCGCCTCATGACGCCGCCGCCCGCGCTTGGGCGACATTGGCGCAAGAGGTAACAGAACGCACGCGTCACGGCAAAGCGGTCAATCTTGACCCTGCCGCCCTCATCCTTGATACGCTATTTAAGATCGAAAAGGCTGCGCAGGACGTGGCCCCCGTTTAAAGGTCGCAAATGTCCCTACCCCAAATCGTCGACAGCCACTGCCACCTCGATTTTTCTGATTTTGACGCGGAACGCGCCGACGTAATTGCGCGTGCAGTGGACGCAGGCGTGACGCGGATGGTCACGATCTGCACGCGGCTGCGCCTGGAACCACAGGTGCGCAAAATCGCCGAAGACTTCGCACCTGTTTTCTACGCGGCTGGCACCCACCCGATGAGCGCGGCTGACGAACCTATGGCAACGCTTGACGAATTGATCGCGCTG
This window contains:
- a CDS encoding DNA polymerase III subunit delta', giving the protein MAIAPQDLPRPDQIEGAPHPSEAAILFGQSRAEADFLDAFTSGRLHSGWLISGPQGVGKATLAWRMAAFLLSQPLAADDDMFGAPPAPISLDVDDDNGDLRLLRAGAHPRLFVVRRTMNVTESGLQDQITMAALRGHKGGPNKLMEFLHQSAADGGRRVVIIDCADEMNPSVANSILKVLEEPPKNTFFLLVSHQPSRLLPTIRSRCRILRCGLLGADDVTAALAQADIVVDRGDALTALSGGSVGEAIRLTNLDGLSLYSDLIFLFNGLPNFDRPRALKLADSCIGKAGATRFALTLDLIDKFLARAARAGLQGPPTTQAATGEALLLAKLAPHDAAARAWATLAQEVTERTRHGKAVNLDPAALILDTLFKIEKAAQDVAPV
- the tmk gene encoding dTMP kinase — protein: MAEHAHDGPPHGLFISFEGIDGSGKSTQTKLLKDRLPDAVLTREPGGSAGAEEIRALLLTGDPDRWSAETEILLFTAARRDHLEKTIRPALAAGKTVICDRFADSTRVYQGATRGALRGAVDTLHDVMIGREPDLTFIIDMDPAVALSRGLARGSGEDRFEDMGLAFQETLRHGFLALAKANPDRCVLIDGNRDPVAVAAEITVHVADRMPAT